The region TAATCGGATAAAATCTTCATTTTCCCTGTAAAAAGAATAGAATCCTATAATTTCTTCAGATTCATTTTCTATATGCCAGACTTCATTGGTGTCTATATATTCTTGTGTTAATGTTAAATCTTCATCCCATAAGTGCATCCATTCATCAGAATAGCCCCAAAATCGTTTAGACTTTTTGGCTATTTCTGATAATTCTGAATGATATTTAGGTTCAGATTTTTTAATTAACATAAGGTTTTATTTAATCAGATTCAGCCCTATACCTGTAAGCAAACTCATAGCAAAACACATGATGGCAACCTGCTTCAGATAAGGATCCAGATTTTTAGGTTCTTTAGTTTCCATTATTCTTCTTCGTAAAGCCATTAAGGGCAGAAAAAGAATAATAAATATATAGGCATAATAACTTGTGATTTCATATACCATCATATATGTTAAAATCAGAATAAGAGGCAACTGTAACAAGATAATCTCGTAGATCATAGCCTTTTTAAAACCCATTTTTAATGCAAGAGTATGTTTCCCGCTCTCTGCGTCGCTTTCTATATCCCGCATATTGTTCAGGTTAAGGACAGCTACACTGAACAATCCTACAGCTGTTGCCGGCAAAATCATTTGCCAGTCGAATGTTTTAGTAAACAAATAATAAGATCCCATTACAGATACCAGTCCGAAAAATACAAATACAAATACGTCTCCGAGTCCCATATAGCCGTAAGGTCTTTTTCCTACTGTATAACCAATTGCTGCAAAAATACAGGCAACCCCTAAACCTATAAACACATAAAATGCCTGAATGTGTCCCGGAAAGAATGCTTTATACAATAATAAAATAGTAAAAGCCAATGACAGTATAGAAAACAAAATGACTGCATTACGCATTTGTTTTGCGGTTATTTTTCCCGAAGCTACAGCGCGGGCCTCCGCCTCTCCTGCTCTTTTTTTGTCTGTACCTTTTACACCATCACCATAATCGTTAGCATAATTAGATAGCACCTGATACAAAAGTGTCACCACTAAAGCCAGTACAAAAACCCATACATCCCAGCTTTCTCCTACAGAATTAAGCTTCCATTTTGCAATAAGGGAGCCTAAAATAATACCACTAAGGGAAAGTGGTAGTGTTCGCAGACGTGCTGCTTTTATCCATTCAATCATAATATTTAGATATTAGATATTAGAGGTTAGAAATTGGATTTGAATATCCGGATTCTAACCTCTAACTTCTTATTTTAAGAGATCCATTGATCTTCTCCAAAGTCTGGTTTTCTTTTCTCAAGGAAAGCATTTCTTCCTTCTTTAGCCTCATCTGTCATGTAAGCCAAACGGGTAGCCTCACCTGCAAAAACTTGCTGCCCAACCATACCATCATCAGTAAGGTTCATTGCAAATTTCAGCATACGAATAGAAGTTGGTGATTTCGCTAAAATTTCCTGTGCCCATTCATAAGCAGTGTCTTCTAATTCGGCATGAGGAACAACTTTATTTACCATTCCCATTTCAAAAGCTTCCTGTGCAGAATAATTTCTTCCTAAGAAAAATATTTCACGCGCTTTTTTCTGCCCAACCATTTTAGCCAGATATGCTGAACCATAACCACCATCGAAACTGGTAACATCAGCATCTGTTTGTTTGAAAATTGCATGTTCTTTACTTGCTAAAGTAAGATCACATACAACGTGTAGTGAGTGTCCTCCACCTACAGCCCATCCCGGAACTACCGCAATAACGACTTTAGGCATAAAACGGATTAAACGTTGTACTTCCAGAATATTCAAACGGTGTCTTCCGTCTTCTCCAACATAACCCTGGTGACCACGTGCTTTTTGATCTCCACCACTACAGAAAGCCCATCCTCCGTCTTTTGGACTTGGTCCTTCTCCGGATAATAGTACTACTCCAATTGACGGGTCTTCATATGCATCATAAAAAGCATCATATAATTCTGAAGTCGTTTTAGGTCTGAAAGCGTTGCGGATTTCTGGTCTGTTGAAAGCAATTCTTGCTACACCATTACATTTTTTATAAGTAATATCTTCGTATTCTTTTGCGGTTTTCCACTCGATCATAGTCTGAAAAATTTTCCTCAAAGATACGGTTAAATTAGGAATTTTAAGAGCTGAACATCCACAATGATTTCCTGTAATTTATAAAATTAATGTATTTTTGGCCATCCTTTTTAATACACAGTTTATGAAGAAAACACTGAGTTTTTTAATTACCGGATTTAGTCTGCTTGGTTTTGCGCAACAAACCATTTCTCCTGGGGCTATTACCGGAATATGGAAACTTAAAGAAGCCGGATTTTATGAAAATAATAAAAAAGTAAAAAAGGATTTCGATATGTGTCGCCTGCAAAGGCATTATATTATAAAAACTGACGGAACTGCAGTTTATAATTATTATGAAGGCTCTGTTGGTAATTGCTACAAGAGTGAGCCTCGAGAAACCTACTGGAAAATTACTAAAGACAAAATAGTTTTCTTTATCGGAAATGAAATTTATCAGGAAGAAAAAATAGTCAATTTCAGTCCACAGAATATGATATTTAATTCTATCCCACTGGATGCTTCTAATGAAAAAGATCCGCTTGTTGCAAAGATATTGCAAACAGTACACTATGAAAATTTGGA is a window of Elizabethkingia anophelis R26 DNA encoding:
- a CDS encoding GNAT family N-acetyltransferase, yielding MLIKKSEPKYHSELSEIAKKSKRFWGYSDEWMHLWDEDLTLTQEYIDTNEVWHIENESEEIIGFYSFYRENEDFIRLDFLFIKPEYIGYGYGKLLINHFFSQVKLLADKIVLDADPYAEEFYQKFGFKTVENKPTKIEGRFLPVMSKII
- the menA gene encoding 1,4-dihydroxy-2-naphthoate octaprenyltransferase, which codes for MIEWIKAARLRTLPLSLSGIILGSLIAKWKLNSVGESWDVWVFVLALVVTLLYQVLSNYANDYGDGVKGTDKKRAGEAEARAVASGKITAKQMRNAVILFSILSLAFTILLLYKAFFPGHIQAFYVFIGLGVACIFAAIGYTVGKRPYGYMGLGDVFVFVFFGLVSVMGSYYLFTKTFDWQMILPATAVGLFSVAVLNLNNMRDIESDAESGKHTLALKMGFKKAMIYEIILLQLPLILILTYMMVYEITSYYAYIFIILFLPLMALRRRIMETKEPKNLDPYLKQVAIMCFAMSLLTGIGLNLIK
- a CDS encoding 1,4-dihydroxy-2-naphthoyl-CoA synthase, which codes for MIEWKTAKEYEDITYKKCNGVARIAFNRPEIRNAFRPKTTSELYDAFYDAYEDPSIGVVLLSGEGPSPKDGGWAFCSGGDQKARGHQGYVGEDGRHRLNILEVQRLIRFMPKVVIAVVPGWAVGGGHSLHVVCDLTLASKEHAIFKQTDADVTSFDGGYGSAYLAKMVGQKKAREIFFLGRNYSAQEAFEMGMVNKVVPHAELEDTAYEWAQEILAKSPTSIRMLKFAMNLTDDGMVGQQVFAGEATRLAYMTDEAKEGRNAFLEKRKPDFGEDQWIS
- a CDS encoding lipocalin family protein gives rise to the protein MKKTLSFLITGFSLLGFAQQTISPGAITGIWKLKEAGFYENNKKVKKDFDMCRLQRHYIIKTDGTAVYNYYEGSVGNCYKSEPRETYWKITKDKIVFFIGNEIYQEEKIVNFSPQNMIFNSIPLDASNEKDPLVAKILQTVHYENLEKISEEQLQQQLLH